A single window of Salvia splendens isolate huo1 chromosome 6, SspV2, whole genome shotgun sequence DNA harbors:
- the LOC121809266 gene encoding small ribosomal subunit biogenesis GTPase RsgA 1, mitochondrial-like — MTIASISSLRQNLPPFLIRQHRFISAVINARRQQQQKQHQPNKNVLRARDTFKKQFSSLAPLLSPDDKPPLAENQAIGTVVSSQANFMRVVVNSASQSEDWGNLGMELLCVVKDVLKKIKRRVLVGDRVLVGAIDWVDKGGRIENVFERKSEILDPPVANVDHLLVLFSIEQPTVEPFTLTRFLVEAESTGIPLTLALNKVELADEGALKEWKSRLHQWGYEPVFCSVDTKRGLDTLQFILREQTSVIVGPSGVGKSSLINALRGNRSVIGGVEDENLFEHTLGSKWFEEQRVGEVSTRSGRGKHTTRNVSLLPLSGGGYLADTPGFNQPSLMKVTKQSLAQYFPEIRKMLEQDWPGKCSFSDCLHIGEPGCLVKGDWERFSYYLQLLDEIKIREEFQLRTFGTKRESGVRLKVGELGVKQAEPRLEPKKHRRQSRKTVNQSILDELDDEDDDDETHDSENPILRAMKEENQ; from the exons ATGACAATCGCATCAATTTCATCTCTGCGGCAGAACCTACCGCCGTTCCTCATCCGCCAGCACCGTTTCATCTCCGCCGTTATCAATGCGAGAAGGCAACAGCAGCAGAAGCAACACCAGCCCAACAAAAACGTGCTCAGAGCTCGAGATACCTTCAAGAAGCAATTCTCCTCCCTGGCGCCGCTCCTCTCTCCCGATGACAAGCCACCGCTCGCGGAGAATCAGGCAATCGGCACGGTTGTTTCGTCGCAGGCCAATTTCATGCGCGTCGTTGTCAATTCGGCGTCGCAGTCGGAGGATTGGGGGAATTTGGGGATGGAGCTGTTGTGCGTGGTGAAAGACGTGCTGAAGAAGATAAAGAGGCGCGTTTTGGTTGGGGATAGGGTTCTGGTTGGAGCGATTGATTGGGTGGATAAAGGCGGCCGGATTGAGAATGTGTTTGAGCGTAAGAGCGAGATTTTGGATCCACCTGTGGCGAATGTGGATCATTTGCTGGTGCTTTTCTCGATTGAGCAGCCCACCGTCGAGCCGTTTACTCTTACTAGATTCCTTGTGGAGGCTGAATCCACTGGAATTCCTCTCACGCTTGCGCTCAACAAAGTAGAGCTCGCTGACGAAGGG GCTCTGAAGGAATGGAAGTCTCGGCTTCATCAGTGGGGCTATGAACCAGTTTTCTGTAGTGTTGATACCAAACGAGGCCTTGATACGCTACAGTTTATTTTGAGAGAGCAGACCTCTGTGATTGTCGGTCCCAGCGGTGTTGGTAAATCGAGTTTGATCAATGCTTTAAGGGGCAACAGAAGTGTTATTGGGGGTGTCGAAGATGAAAATTTGTTTGAACAT ACTCTAGGAAGCAAGTGGTTTGAAGAGCAGCGTGTTGGAGAAGTGTCGACAAGGAGTGGGAGAGGAAAACACACTACTCGAAATGTGTCGCTCCTTCCATTATCTGGAGGAGGATATCTTGCGGATACCCCCGGCTTTAACCAGCCTAGTTTGATGAAAGTAACGAAGCAGTCCCTCGCACAATATTTCCCAGAG ATTCGGAAAATGCTGGAACAGGATTGGCCTGGGAAGTGTTCTTTCAGTGATTGCCTGCATATAGGCGAGCCTGGGTGTCTAGTCAAAGGAGACTGGGAAAGATTTTCGTACTATCTTCAACTGCTCGATGAGATTAAAATTAGAGAAGAGTTTCAGCTCAGGACTTTTGGAACTAAAAGAGAGAGTGGTGTGAG GCTCAAGGTCGGAGAACTGGGTGTGAAGCAAGCTGAACCAAGATTGGAACCCAAGAAGCACAGGAGGCAATCACGCAAGACTGTAAACCAGTCCATACTAGACGAGTTggatgatgaagatgacgacGACGAAACTCATGATAGTGAAAATCCTATTCTGAGGGCAATGAAGGAAGAAAATCAATGA